The proteins below come from a single Streptomyces sp. SCSIO 75703 genomic window:
- a CDS encoding putative immunity protein, which yields MTGEPQEVMLGTQDLRDVTAFAAACAEPALPLFEAERPDDPRPREAVATAWEFARGGARGKPLRDTAAAALKAAGSTHTAAGREAAWAAMSAAAAAYLHPLAKSTQVKHILGAAAHAARAAELARGDDRGVGTGHLERAARHATPAVADVLKRFPAAPDGGGRVGQLIRLLDTALRTPG from the coding sequence ATGACAGGAGAACCTCAGGAGGTCATGCTCGGCACCCAGGACCTCCGTGACGTCACCGCGTTCGCCGCGGCGTGCGCCGAGCCCGCGCTGCCCCTGTTCGAGGCCGAGCGGCCCGACGACCCGCGGCCTCGCGAAGCCGTCGCCACCGCCTGGGAGTTCGCCCGTGGCGGCGCGCGTGGCAAACCGTTGCGCGACACGGCGGCGGCGGCCCTCAAGGCGGCCGGGTCGACGCACACGGCGGCCGGCCGGGAGGCGGCCTGGGCGGCGATGTCCGCGGCGGCCGCCGCCTACCTGCACCCGCTGGCGAAGTCCACCCAGGTCAAGCACATCCTCGGAGCCGCCGCCCATGCCGCGAGGGCCGCCGAACTCGCCCGGGGCGACGACCGGGGCGTGGGCACCGGCCACCTGGAACGGGCGGCGCGCCACGCCACACCGGCCGTCGCCGACGTGCTGAAACGCTTCCCGGCGGCACCGGACGGCGGCGGCCGCGTCGGCCAACTGATCCGCCTCCTGGACACGGCCCTCCGCACGCCCGGGTAG
- a CDS encoding YciI family protein, with translation MAKYLLLKHYRGAPAAVNDVPMDRWTPEEITAHVQYMSDFAARLERTGEFVDGQALAPEGSWVRYDGEGRPPVTDGPFPETKDLIAGWMVIDVDSHERAVELAGELSAAPGAGGEPIHEWLEVRPFLTAPPTITE, from the coding sequence ATGGCGAAGTACCTGCTGCTCAAGCACTACCGGGGCGCACCGGCCGCGGTCAACGACGTGCCCATGGACCGGTGGACGCCGGAGGAGATCACGGCCCACGTGCAGTACATGTCCGACTTCGCGGCCCGGCTGGAGAGGACCGGCGAGTTCGTCGACGGGCAGGCCCTCGCCCCCGAGGGGTCCTGGGTCCGCTACGACGGCGAGGGGCGCCCGCCGGTCACCGACGGCCCCTTCCCGGAGACCAAGGACCTCATCGCCGGCTGGATGGTGATCGACGTCGACAGCCACGAGCGGGCCGTCGAACTGGCCGGCGAACTGTCCGCCGCCCCCGGAGCGGGCGGCGAGCCGATCCACGAGTGGCTGGAGGTGCGCCCGTTCCTGACCGCGCCGCCCACCATCACGGAGTGA
- a CDS encoding PLP-dependent cysteine synthase family protein: MNHLTAAPPPAPAQVPAAAVRHPLRSAAGLVGDTPVLWIGGPFTASGRGFWAKLEGHNPGGIKDRTALHMVRAARARGDLVPGARIVESTSGTLGLGLALAGAVHGHPVTVVTDPGLEPLMTGLLTAHGAGIDVVTAPHPDGGWQEARRRRVTELLAAHPGAWCPDQYDNPDNVAAYAPLARELVAQLGRVDTLVVSVGTGGHSAGVGGVLRGHFPHLRVVGVDTTGSTIFGQPAAPRLMRGLGSSVFPRNVAYGLFDEVHWVAAPEAVWAARHLARHHYATGGWSVGAVALAARWLARTLPADNRIVAVFPDGPQRYVGTVFDDPYCHRNGLLGRPPADDPDEITDGRDRAVARWTRCTRVTDPLARPGRHDLAGAAR, from the coding sequence ATGAACCACCTCACCGCCGCGCCGCCGCCCGCTCCCGCGCAGGTGCCCGCCGCCGCCGTGCGACACCCCCTGCGCTCCGCCGCCGGCCTCGTCGGCGATACCCCCGTCCTGTGGATCGGCGGGCCCTTCACCGCCTCCGGACGCGGTTTCTGGGCCAAGCTGGAGGGCCACAACCCCGGCGGGATCAAGGACCGCACCGCCCTGCACATGGTCCGGGCCGCCCGCGCACGCGGCGACCTCGTGCCCGGCGCCCGCATCGTCGAGTCGACCTCCGGCACCCTCGGCCTCGGGCTGGCCCTGGCCGGCGCCGTCCACGGGCACCCGGTCACCGTCGTCACCGACCCCGGCCTGGAACCGCTGATGACCGGGCTGCTCACCGCCCACGGCGCCGGCATCGACGTCGTCACCGCCCCGCACCCCGACGGCGGCTGGCAGGAGGCGCGCCGCCGGCGCGTCACGGAACTCCTCGCCGCCCACCCCGGCGCCTGGTGCCCCGACCAGTACGACAACCCCGACAACGTCGCCGCGTACGCCCCGCTCGCCCGCGAACTCGTCGCCCAACTCGGCCGCGTCGACACGCTGGTCGTCTCCGTCGGCACCGGCGGCCACTCGGCGGGCGTCGGCGGTGTGCTGCGCGGCCACTTCCCCCACCTGCGCGTGGTCGGCGTCGACACCACCGGCTCGACCATCTTCGGCCAGCCCGCCGCCCCGCGCCTGATGCGCGGCCTCGGCTCCAGCGTCTTCCCCCGCAACGTCGCCTACGGCCTCTTCGACGAGGTCCACTGGGTCGCCGCGCCCGAGGCCGTCTGGGCCGCGCGGCACCTGGCCCGCCACCACTACGCCACCGGCGGCTGGAGCGTCGGCGCCGTCGCCCTGGCCGCCCGCTGGCTGGCCCGCACCCTCCCGGCGGACAACCGGATCGTCGCCGTCTTCCCCGACGGTCCGCAACGCTACGTCGGCACCGTCTTCGACGATCCGTACTGCCACCGCAACGGGCTCCTCGGCCGCCCGCCCGCCGACGACCCCGACGAGATCACCGACGGCCGGGACCGCGCCGTCGCCCGCTGGACCCGCTGCACCCGTGTCACCGACCCCCTGGCCCGGCCCGGCCGCCACGATCTCGCGGGAGCGGCCCGGTGA
- a CDS encoding MFS transporter yields MLPDLSPWRSSRDFRLLWGQGLITYFGSVMALIALPLQIKELTGSPLAVGAMGAVELVPLVVFGLYGGALADAVDRRKVIALTEAGLGLLAVVLLVNAMLPQPLLWPLYVVAGCVAALAGLQRPALDSLLVRIVPHDQLAAAAALNALRWQAGAILGPAAAGLVVAYGGNVPAYGTTVVCFVVSVAMCLRLAPAPPAENAGRPSLRGIAQGAAYAWSRPVLLGTYAVDLAAMFFAFPNTIFPFLAQELDAEWSLGLMYAAGSVGSLLVSLTSGWVSRTRRHGRLVVFGAAVWGLAIAAAGWTGNVGLVLVCLGVAGAGDMLSGLGRSTIWNQTIPEELRGRLAGIEVLSYSVGPQLGQVRAGAMAGWTGVRPAVWTGGLACVASVGLLAVALPRLLTYDARTDADALRRAARSAPAEA; encoded by the coding sequence GTGTTGCCCGACCTCTCGCCCTGGCGGTCCTCCCGCGACTTCCGGCTCCTGTGGGGACAAGGGCTGATCACGTACTTCGGAAGCGTCATGGCGCTGATCGCGCTCCCGCTCCAGATCAAGGAACTGACCGGATCGCCCCTCGCCGTGGGGGCGATGGGCGCCGTCGAGCTGGTGCCGCTGGTCGTGTTCGGGCTCTACGGCGGCGCGCTCGCGGACGCCGTGGACCGCCGCAAGGTGATCGCGCTGACCGAGGCGGGGCTCGGGCTGCTGGCGGTCGTCCTGCTGGTGAACGCGATGCTGCCGCAGCCGCTGCTGTGGCCGCTGTACGTCGTGGCGGGGTGCGTGGCCGCCCTCGCCGGGCTGCAACGGCCCGCGCTGGACTCGCTGCTGGTCCGGATCGTCCCGCACGACCAGCTCGCCGCGGCCGCCGCGCTGAACGCCCTGCGCTGGCAGGCCGGCGCCATCCTCGGGCCCGCCGCGGCCGGACTGGTCGTCGCCTACGGGGGCAACGTCCCCGCGTACGGGACCACCGTCGTCTGTTTCGTCGTCTCGGTGGCGATGTGCCTCCGGCTCGCCCCCGCGCCGCCCGCCGAGAACGCCGGGCGGCCCTCCTTGCGGGGCATCGCCCAGGGAGCCGCCTACGCCTGGTCGCGCCCGGTCCTGCTGGGCACCTACGCCGTGGACCTCGCGGCGATGTTCTTCGCCTTCCCGAACACGATCTTCCCGTTCCTCGCCCAGGAACTGGACGCCGAGTGGTCGCTGGGCCTCATGTACGCCGCCGGGTCGGTCGGTTCGCTGCTGGTCAGCCTGACCAGCGGCTGGGTCTCCCGCACCCGGCGCCACGGGCGGCTGGTCGTCTTCGGCGCCGCCGTGTGGGGGCTGGCCATCGCGGCGGCGGGCTGGACCGGGAACGTCGGCCTGGTGCTGGTCTGCCTGGGCGTGGCCGGGGCGGGCGACATGCTGAGCGGACTGGGCCGTTCGACGATCTGGAACCAGACCATCCCCGAGGAACTGCGCGGCCGGCTGGCCGGCATCGAGGTCCTCTCCTACAGCGTCGGCCCGCAGCTCGGGCAGGTCCGGGCGGGAGCGATGGCCGGCTGGACCGGGGTCCGGCCGGCCGTCTGGACCGGCGGTCTCGCCTGTGTCGCCTCCGTCGGCCTGCTCGCCGTCGCGCTGCCCAGACTGCTCACCTACGACGCGCGCACCGACGCGGACGCCCTGCGCCGCGCCGCCCGCAGCGCCCCGGCCGAGGCGTAG
- a CDS encoding HEAT repeat domain-containing protein — MLIGEVARRSGVSARMLRHYESLGLVRPTDRTASGYRAYSGEDIRRVFHIESLRTLGLSLADVRRALDDPDFAPAELVDDLIRRTRERLAAETELLTRLRRIGAAEPAGWEDVLRTVALLQALRSRSPGARQRAALSAVEGVPVPVEALVEAVLNEADPHVAGALRWALAQSGTEAAALLAEGLDSPAPEARRRAVRALTELPYEAATDVLRDALAHPDAVVRGHAAPALGARGVADAIPVLIGLAVEEGNDVDAADALGALAADPALAERIADGLVGRLADGTLGPAARRRLAQALAEIPGETASRALAGLSHDADRGVAVTAAYVLTLRDTDR, encoded by the coding sequence GTGCTGATCGGTGAGGTGGCGCGGCGGTCCGGGGTCAGCGCGCGGATGCTCCGGCACTACGAGTCGCTCGGGCTCGTCCGGCCGACCGACCGCACCGCCTCCGGTTACCGCGCCTACTCCGGCGAGGACATCCGGCGCGTCTTCCACATCGAGAGCCTGCGGACGCTGGGGCTGTCGCTCGCTGACGTCCGCCGGGCCCTCGACGACCCGGACTTCGCCCCGGCGGAGCTGGTCGACGACCTCATCCGCCGTACCCGGGAACGCCTCGCGGCGGAGACGGAACTGCTCACCCGGCTCCGTCGCATCGGCGCCGCGGAACCCGCCGGCTGGGAGGACGTCCTGCGGACCGTCGCGCTGCTCCAGGCACTGCGCTCGCGGAGTCCGGGGGCACGGCAGCGGGCCGCGCTGTCGGCGGTGGAGGGTGTCCCCGTACCGGTGGAGGCGCTGGTCGAGGCGGTACTGAACGAGGCGGACCCGCATGTCGCCGGCGCGCTGCGCTGGGCTCTGGCCCAGTCGGGCACCGAGGCGGCGGCCCTGCTGGCGGAGGGGCTCGACTCCCCCGCGCCCGAGGCGCGCCGCCGTGCCGTCCGGGCGCTCACGGAGCTGCCGTACGAGGCGGCGACCGACGTGCTGCGGGACGCGCTCGCCCACCCGGACGCGGTGGTCCGCGGGCACGCGGCCCCGGCCCTCGGCGCCCGGGGCGTGGCCGACGCGATCCCGGTCCTCATCGGCCTGGCCGTCGAGGAGGGCAACGACGTCGACGCGGCCGACGCGCTCGGGGCGCTGGCGGCCGACCCCGCGCTGGCCGAGCGGATCGCCGACGGGCTCGTCGGCCGCCTCGCCGACGGCACGCTCGGGCCGGCCGCCCGCCGCCGGCTGGCGCAGGCGCTCGCGGAGATCCCCGGGGAGACGGCGTCACGCGCCCTGGCCGGTCTGTCCCACGACGCGGACCGCGGCGTGGCCGTGACGGCGGCCTACGTCCTCACCCTGCGCGACACCGACCGGTAG
- a CDS encoding VOC family protein: MPSIKQVQITFDCAEPERVARFWCEVLGYVVPPPPEGFATWEEFERSLPPERRGASFACSDPSGAGPRLYFQRVPEGKVVKNRVHLDVRAGTGLVGEERLATLKAECERLTALGAVCVRVLEADEENESCIVMQDVEGNEFCLD; encoded by the coding sequence ATGCCTTCGATCAAGCAGGTCCAGATCACGTTCGACTGTGCGGAGCCCGAGCGCGTCGCCCGCTTCTGGTGCGAAGTGCTGGGGTACGTCGTCCCGCCGCCGCCGGAGGGGTTCGCCACGTGGGAGGAGTTCGAGCGCTCGCTGCCTCCCGAGCGGCGCGGCGCCTCCTTCGCCTGCTCCGATCCCTCCGGGGCGGGCCCGCGCCTGTACTTCCAGCGCGTGCCGGAGGGCAAGGTCGTCAAGAACCGGGTGCACCTCGACGTGCGGGCCGGCACCGGGCTGGTCGGCGAGGAGCGCCTCGCCACGCTCAAGGCCGAGTGCGAGCGGCTGACCGCGCTCGGCGCGGTGTGCGTGCGCGTGCTGGAGGCCGACGAGGAGAACGAGTCGTGCATCGTGATGCAGGACGTCGAGGGCAACGAGTTCTGCCTCGACTGA
- a CDS encoding MFS transporter, whose product MKHLWRQTHSFSPGARLLMANQFGINLAFYMLMPYLAAHLSGGLGLAAWAVGLVLGVRNFSQQGLFLIGGTLADRLGYKIPIMTGCLLRTLGFALLGWVDSLPALVAASAATGFAGALFNPAVRAYLAAEAGERRVDAFATFNVYYQAGMLLGPLVGLALLAADFRLVCTVAAAIFAVLALLQGRALPAHRRENGAARPESVTAQWRGVVGNRPFLLFSAAMIGSYVLTFQVYLALPLAAADALGSRATAVTSGLFVLSAAVAVTGQLRLTGWAKCRWRPAQALVRGLATMGLAFVPLALSPRDLRAAVLVSLMAAVVLLAAGSAIVYPFEMDTVVALSGNRLVATHYGLYHTVSGLGITLGNLATGALWDYAGRHGAAWLTWAALTATGTACAAAVAALARTGRLTAPAPVPVAA is encoded by the coding sequence GTGAAGCACCTGTGGCGGCAGACCCACTCCTTCTCCCCCGGCGCGCGGCTGCTGATGGCCAACCAGTTCGGCATCAACCTCGCCTTCTACATGCTCATGCCCTACCTGGCGGCGCACCTGTCCGGCGGGCTCGGCCTCGCCGCCTGGGCCGTGGGACTCGTCCTGGGCGTACGGAACTTCTCCCAGCAGGGTCTGTTCCTCATCGGCGGCACCCTCGCCGACCGCCTCGGCTACAAGATCCCCATCATGACCGGCTGCCTCCTGCGCACCCTCGGCTTCGCTCTGCTGGGCTGGGTCGACAGCCTCCCCGCGCTCGTCGCCGCCTCCGCCGCCACCGGGTTCGCGGGCGCGTTGTTCAACCCGGCCGTGCGCGCCTACCTCGCCGCGGAGGCCGGTGAGCGCCGCGTGGACGCCTTCGCCACCTTCAACGTGTACTACCAGGCGGGCATGCTGCTCGGCCCGCTCGTCGGACTCGCCCTGCTGGCCGCCGACTTCCGGCTGGTGTGCACCGTCGCCGCGGCGATCTTCGCCGTCCTCGCCCTGCTGCAGGGCCGCGCGCTGCCCGCGCACCGGCGGGAGAACGGCGCCGCCCGGCCGGAGAGCGTGACCGCGCAGTGGCGCGGCGTCGTCGGCAACCGGCCGTTCCTCCTCTTCTCCGCCGCCATGATCGGCTCCTACGTCCTCACCTTCCAGGTCTACCTGGCGCTGCCGCTCGCCGCGGCCGACGCCCTCGGCAGCCGGGCCACGGCGGTCACCAGCGGGCTCTTCGTGCTCTCCGCCGCGGTGGCCGTCACGGGCCAACTCCGGCTGACCGGCTGGGCGAAGTGCCGCTGGCGGCCCGCGCAGGCCCTCGTCCGCGGGCTGGCGACGATGGGACTCGCCTTCGTCCCCCTCGCCCTCAGCCCCCGCGATCTGCGCGCGGCCGTGCTGGTCTCGCTGATGGCGGCGGTGGTCCTGCTCGCGGCCGGCTCCGCGATCGTCTACCCGTTCGAGATGGACACCGTCGTCGCCCTGTCCGGAAACCGTCTGGTCGCCACCCACTACGGCCTCTACCACACCGTCTCCGGGCTCGGCATCACGCTCGGCAACCTCGCCACCGGCGCGCTGTGGGACTACGCCGGCCGGCACGGGGCGGCCTGGCTGACCTGGGCGGCGCTCACCGCGACCGGGACGGCCTGCGCGGCGGCGGTCGCCGCCCTCGCCCGGACGGGCCGCCTCACCGCGCCGGCGCCGGTGCCCGTCGCGGCGTAG
- a CDS encoding DUF6596 domain-containing protein, protein MDEALLRGLTPSVITILVRRGADFAAAEDAVQDALVEAVRVWPSDPPRDPKGWLVTVAWRRFLDATRADAARRRREESVEEEPAPGPASAVDDTLRLYFLCAHPSLTPSSAVALTLRAVGGLTTRQIARAYLVPEATMAQRVSRAKRTVSDVRFDRPGDVATVLRVLYLVFNEGYSGDVDLAAEAIRLTRQLAAVCDHPEVAGLLALMLLHHARRGGRTAPDGSLVPLAEQDRGRWDTALIAEGVAILRAALARDRLGEFQAQAAIAALHADAPTAGETDWAQIVEWYDELARLTGSPVVRLNRAVAVGEADGPRAGLAALAELDASLPRYTAVAAYLHERDGDPATAARLYAEAAHQAPNAAERDHLNRQAARLNARRDR, encoded by the coding sequence GTGGACGAGGCCCTGCTCCGCGGCCTCACCCCGAGCGTGATCACGATCCTCGTCCGTCGCGGGGCGGACTTCGCGGCGGCCGAGGACGCCGTGCAGGACGCCCTGGTCGAGGCCGTCCGCGTCTGGCCGTCCGATCCGCCGCGTGACCCGAAGGGCTGGCTGGTCACCGTGGCCTGGCGCCGGTTCCTCGACGCGACCCGGGCGGACGCCGCCCGTCGGCGCCGCGAGGAGTCCGTCGAGGAGGAGCCGGCGCCGGGGCCCGCGTCCGCGGTGGACGACACGCTGCGGCTCTACTTCCTCTGCGCCCACCCGTCGCTGACGCCGTCGTCCGCGGTCGCGCTCACGCTGCGCGCCGTCGGCGGGCTCACCACCCGCCAGATCGCCCGCGCCTATCTGGTGCCCGAGGCGACCATGGCGCAGCGGGTGAGCCGGGCCAAGCGCACCGTCTCGGACGTGCGGTTCGACCGGCCCGGCGACGTCGCCACCGTGCTGCGCGTCCTCTACCTGGTCTTCAACGAGGGCTACTCCGGTGACGTGGACCTCGCCGCCGAGGCCATCCGGCTCACCCGGCAGCTCGCCGCGGTCTGCGACCACCCCGAGGTGGCCGGGCTGCTCGCCCTCATGCTGCTCCACCACGCGCGGCGGGGCGGCCGGACCGCGCCCGACGGCAGCCTCGTCCCCCTCGCCGAGCAGGACCGCGGCCGGTGGGACACCGCCCTGATCGCCGAGGGCGTGGCGATCCTGCGGGCGGCCCTGGCCCGCGACCGGCTGGGCGAGTTCCAGGCGCAGGCCGCGATCGCGGCCCTGCACGCGGACGCGCCCACCGCCGGGGAGACCGACTGGGCGCAGATCGTGGAGTGGTACGACGAACTGGCCCGCCTGACCGGCAGCCCCGTCGTCCGGCTCAACCGGGCCGTCGCCGTCGGGGAGGCCGACGGGCCGCGCGCCGGCCTGGCGGCGCTCGCGGAACTGGACGCCTCCCTGCCCCGGTACACGGCGGTCGCCGCGTACCTCCACGAGCGGGACGGCGATCCGGCGACGGCGGCCCGGCTCTACGCCGAGGCCGCCCACCAGGCGCCCAACGCGGCCGAACGCGACCACCTGAACCGCCAGGCCGCCCGCCTCAACGCCCGCCGGGACCGCTGA
- the mgtE gene encoding magnesium transporter, whose protein sequence is MPQAPLPSGSDAEPTELLRTIVKDQRLDAAQAWLEEYPPHVIADELARMDAVDAGVAFRLLTKDRALDVFEELKPVVQQQILEGLRDRSFRDLVEGMEPDNRARMLKEAPAKVVKRVLAGLSPNERRMTSALLGYPDGSVGRFMTPETVALPQDLTVEQALRTVRRKGADAETVYTLPVVDSGRRLTGIVELRELVLNELDTPVSDLVVTEPAYAWATDSAEAAARLMRETNDLNLPVVDSEGRLVGLFTIDDAVEVIEAADSEDVARQAGAAPWAGHYMAATVWQLARYRALWLSLLLVAATLTVGVTQAFEATLEQVAALALFIPMLIGAGGNAGAQAATACVRALAVGEVRGSDLLRVIWRECRVGLVLGSLLAALGLVVGTVFVSADIALVVGITLVLICGWAATIGGAMPLLAKRLRIDPAVVSAPMVTTLVDATGLIIYFLTAKAVLGV, encoded by the coding sequence ATGCCGCAAGCACCCCTGCCCTCCGGCTCGGACGCGGAGCCGACCGAGCTGTTGCGGACCATCGTCAAGGACCAGCGGCTGGACGCCGCCCAGGCGTGGCTGGAGGAGTATCCACCCCATGTGATCGCCGACGAACTGGCACGCATGGACGCGGTCGACGCCGGGGTGGCCTTCCGGCTGCTGACCAAGGACCGGGCCCTCGACGTGTTCGAGGAACTGAAACCGGTCGTCCAGCAGCAGATCCTCGAAGGGCTGCGGGACCGTTCCTTCCGGGACCTCGTCGAGGGCATGGAGCCCGACAACCGGGCCCGGATGCTGAAGGAGGCCCCGGCGAAGGTCGTCAAGCGGGTGCTGGCCGGACTGAGCCCGAACGAACGGCGGATGACCTCCGCCCTGCTGGGCTACCCGGACGGCTCGGTGGGCCGCTTCATGACGCCGGAGACGGTGGCGCTGCCGCAGGACCTGACGGTCGAACAGGCCCTGCGGACGGTGCGCCGCAAAGGCGCCGACGCCGAGACGGTGTACACGCTGCCCGTGGTGGACTCCGGCCGCCGGCTCACCGGCATCGTCGAACTGCGCGAACTGGTGCTCAACGAGCTGGACACGCCGGTCTCCGACCTCGTCGTCACCGAGCCCGCCTACGCGTGGGCCACCGACTCGGCCGAGGCCGCGGCCCGCCTGATGCGGGAGACCAACGACCTGAACCTGCCCGTCGTCGACAGCGAGGGCCGGCTCGTCGGGCTCTTCACCATCGACGACGCCGTGGAGGTCATCGAGGCCGCCGACTCCGAGGACGTCGCCCGCCAGGCAGGCGCCGCGCCCTGGGCCGGGCACTACATGGCCGCCACCGTGTGGCAGCTCGCCCGCTACCGCGCCCTGTGGCTGAGCCTGCTGCTGGTCGCGGCGACCCTGACGGTCGGGGTCACCCAGGCGTTCGAGGCCACGCTCGAACAGGTGGCCGCGCTCGCCCTGTTCATCCCCATGCTCATCGGGGCGGGCGGCAACGCCGGCGCCCAGGCCGCCACCGCCTGCGTCCGCGCCCTGGCCGTCGGCGAGGTCCGCGGCTCCGACCTGTTGAGGGTCATCTGGCGCGAGTGCCGGGTGGGGCTGGTGCTGGGCTCGCTGCTGGCCGCGCTCGGCCTGGTGGTGGGCACGGTCTTCGTCAGCGCGGACATCGCCCTGGTGGTCGGGATCACCCTGGTGCTGATCTGCGGCTGGGCCGCGACCATCGGCGGCGCCATGCCGCTGCTGGCCAAACGGCTGCGGATCGACCCGGCGGTCGTCTCCGCCCCGATGGTCACCACCCTGGTGGACGCCACCGGACTGATCATCTACTTCCTCACCGCCAAGGCCGTCCTGGGCGTCTGA
- a CDS encoding HEAT repeat domain-containing protein gives MTEAAQDTHTRRALRGLEHDDASVRLRVALEIGSSPDPAFVGPLVGRCAVEPDFSVREMLTWALTRHAASATVPALLDAVRSGPARARSQALHTLSKIGDRRAWPALTPALLSDVDDEVARSAWRAAVVLVPEGEEGELAAGLATQLGRGGTELRLSLSRALIALGPAMEPVLDAAVSAPDPGVREHAIATRRLWLDPDAGFAYAVEEAKRVVALGGAGGTGAAGDPSGGRDATGDPADTGGAGGDGGPGERVASDGASCGGAVASRGTVTSGEPGASGGEER, from the coding sequence ATGACCGAGGCGGCACAGGACACGCACACGCGGCGGGCGCTGCGGGGGCTGGAGCACGACGACGCGTCGGTCCGGCTGCGGGTGGCGCTGGAGATCGGCTCGTCCCCGGACCCGGCGTTCGTCGGCCCGCTCGTCGGACGGTGCGCGGTCGAGCCCGATTTCTCGGTCCGCGAGATGCTGACCTGGGCGCTCACCCGTCACGCGGCGTCGGCGACGGTCCCGGCGCTGCTCGACGCGGTGCGCTCGGGCCCGGCTCGGGCGCGGAGCCAGGCACTGCACACGCTGTCCAAGATCGGGGACCGCCGGGCCTGGCCCGCGCTCACCCCGGCGCTGCTGTCCGACGTGGACGACGAGGTGGCCCGCAGCGCCTGGCGGGCGGCGGTGGTGCTCGTGCCCGAGGGCGAGGAAGGGGAGCTGGCCGCGGGGTTGGCGACGCAGCTCGGGCGCGGGGGGACCGAGCTGCGGCTGAGCCTCAGCCGGGCGCTGATCGCGCTCGGACCGGCGATGGAGCCGGTGCTGGACGCCGCGGTGAGCGCTCCCGACCCGGGGGTGCGCGAGCACGCCATCGCCACGCGGCGGCTGTGGCTGGACCCGGACGCCGGGTTCGCGTACGCCGTCGAGGAGGCGAAGCGCGTCGTCGCCCTGGGCGGGGCGGGCGGGACCGGCGCGGCCGGTGACCCTTCCGGCGGGAGGGACGCGACCGGTGACCCGGCCGACACCGGCGGGGCGGGCGGTGACGGCGGGCCCGGCGAGCGGGTCGCTTCCGACGGGGCGTCATGCGGCGGGGCGGTGGCCTCGCGTGGGACGGTGACGTCAGGCGAGCCGGGCGCGTCCGGCGGGGAGGAGCGGTAG
- a CDS encoding GntR family transcriptional regulator — translation MTTVTAGRHGLPGVNGLPGIRRDVPTAIHVQVSEHIRLRIAGGEWPPHYRLKSEPELAQEFGVSRGTLRRALTTLIEEGLLRQVRGRGTFVTSTTIEPAIAQKLSTLSEDFADQGVVTTTTVRECALIAPPRPVAALLDVAAGTRVLRLVRVRRTEQGPVALLSNFVRTDLAPGIEEVDFTSASLFGVLEGTYGLKIATARRTFGAEAAGADVAASLDLAEGAPVQYLQQVTYLADDRPVEYSDVWIHSRRLGVTPLLLRR, via the coding sequence GTGACCACGGTGACGGCCGGACGGCACGGGCTCCCGGGTGTGAACGGGCTCCCGGGCATCAGGCGGGATGTCCCCACGGCGATCCACGTCCAGGTCTCGGAGCACATCCGGCTGCGGATCGCCGGCGGCGAGTGGCCGCCGCACTACCGTCTCAAGAGCGAGCCGGAGCTGGCCCAGGAGTTCGGGGTCAGCCGGGGGACGTTGCGCAGGGCGCTGACGACGCTGATCGAGGAGGGGTTGCTGCGCCAGGTGCGGGGGCGGGGCACGTTCGTGACGTCGACCACGATCGAGCCGGCGATCGCGCAGAAGCTGAGCACGCTGTCGGAGGATTTCGCCGATCAGGGTGTGGTGACCACGACGACGGTGCGTGAGTGCGCGCTGATCGCGCCGCCCAGGCCGGTGGCGGCGCTGCTCGACGTGGCGGCGGGGACGCGGGTGCTGCGTCTGGTGCGGGTGCGGCGTACCGAGCAGGGGCCGGTGGCGTTGTTGTCCAACTTCGTGCGGACCGACCTCGCGCCGGGGATCGAGGAGGTCGACTTCACCTCGGCGAGTCTGTTCGGTGTGCTGGAGGGGACGTACGGGCTGAAGATCGCGACGGCTCGCCGTACCTTCGGCGCGGAGGCGGCCGGTGCGGACGTGGCCGCTTCCCTGGATCTCGCCGAGGGCGCTCCGGTGCAGTACCTCCAGCAGGTGACCTACCTCGCCGACGACCGGCCCGTGGAGTACTCCGACGTCTGGATCCACAGCCGCCGCCTCGGGGTCACCCCGCTGCTGCTGCGCCGCTGA